The Anaerohalosphaeraceae bacterium nucleotide sequence CCTTGCGGGCGGGGCTATCGTATAACGCCTGCTGTCCTCCTTCGCGAAAGCTTCGGAGAACAAATCGCGGGAAGGTCTGGATTCCCGCCTTTCTCCTTCGCTGAAGCTTCGAAGGGCATCGAACGGACATTTGATTTTCACTGCATTTTTGTGCAGGCGGATTTTCACGGGTTATTTTGTTGAGGGGGGCGGCAGGGGCGGGTAGAATGGGGGGCAAACTCTTCAGAAAGGAGTGTGAGCCGATGGAAAAGAAATACAAACTGGCGGCCTCGGAGATTCAGTCCTTAGTGCCCGATTTGGGGTTCGGCTTTGTTTCGGACAAGATTGCCGTGGACGGCCACCGCGTCCAGTGCATGGTTCGGGAAGAGCCGGAAGAGGAATCCGACAGCGGCTGGCGGTTTCTTGGAGGCGGAGAGACGGAAGAATATCTGGACGAACCGGAGCACATTTCGCTGCTGGATATCAATACAATAGCCAATTATGACCCGGAGATTATCCCGTTTTTGATGTATCCGCCGGGCACGCAGATTGAGCGCAACGCCGCCGGCCGGCTGGAAGTGACCAGTCCGGATACGGAAGAGCCGGAAATCATCCTGCTGCCGCCGGTGGTCGCCGGTACCGTGCTGGTGCCGCAGTGCTGGCGGTTTGACATCAGCGGGCGGATGTTTCGGCGGATTGACGGCGGCAGTCTGGTGCTCTGGCGGCCGGGGCTGACCATCTGGATAGATGTCTATACCGCCAACAATCAGTCGATTGAAGAGCGGGTTAATGGAATTTTATCTATCAAGAGTGAAAAAGCGGCTGACCTGCAGCGGCGCGACGAAGAGGACATGGTCAAACTGCGGTACTCGCTGACGGAAACCGTGGCCGACAAGGAACTGCACGGCGTCTATCTGTTCGGCTTTACCCCCGAGGAGGAACTGCATCTGGCGGTGTACTATACCTCGGAGGCAGACCGACGGGAAATCGAGAAAATCTGGGAAACACTGGGGGTTGTGAAGGTCTAAAAGGTTTTTGCACCGCAGAACAACCGGATACACAGGGGAAAAAGAGAATCCCTATCCCCAAGAACCCTCGAAACAATAGAATGGTTGACAGCAGAACAGTTTACAGGAGATTCACTATGAAAAACCGACAGACCGTGAACGTTTTTCGATGTTGTCTCTATACCCTGCTGGGTTCCTGTGTTTCTGCCGCGGTGCCTCAGTGGCCGACGTGGCGGGGCCCCGGAATGTCAGGGGTTTCGCCGGACGGCCGGCCGCCGCTTCGATGGAGCGAAACGGAAAATATTCGCTGGAAGGTCAAACTGACCGGCGACGGGTCCAATTCCACGCCGGTTGTCTGGGGGGATAAGCTTTTCTTCCAGATGGCTGTTCCAACGGACCAGACGGAAGGCAGCGAGGCCGAGGCGGGGCAGCAGACGGAGCGCCGCGGACCGGGCGGGCGGAGACCGCGGAATGTCTATCGGTTTAGTGTCGTCTGTCTGGACAGGCATACCGGAAAGACCCTCTGGGAAACGGTTGTACGGCAGGCGCGTCCGCACGAAGGACACCACAGCGACCACGGGTTTGCCTCTTATTCGCCGATAACGGATGGAGTTCATCTGTGGGCCAATTTCGGCTCTCAGGGTCTCTATTGTCTTGATCTGGACGGTCAGCTCAAGTGGAAACAGGATTTCGGACCGTTTACGATTCGAGCCGGATTTGGAGAGGGCGGTTCGCCGGCGCTGGCGGGCGATGCCGTCATTGTGCTGCATGACCACGAGGGCGATTCGTTCATTGCCGCCGTACACAAAGAAACCGGAAAAATCCTTTGGAAAAAGAAGCGGGATGAGAAGACATCCTGGACCAGCCCTTTGGTGGTTGAAGCGGCCGGGAAAATGCAGGTGATTGTGACCGGTCATAACCGAACGCGAAGTTATGATGCCAAAACAGGAGATATCATTTGGGAATGCGGCGGCGGCCAGACTCAAAATGTCGTACCGACTCCCGTGACAGGCTTTGGAATGGTGTTCTGCACCAGCGGCTTTCGCGGGGCCAAACTCCAGGCCATTCGGCTGGACCGCACCGGGGACCTGACCGGAACGGATGCCGTCGTCTGGGAAGTCAATCAGCATACGCCGTATGTTCCTTCTCCGCTGCTGTATGAAGGAAAACTGTATGTCTTTTCCTCCAACAATCCGGTCTTGTCCTGCTATGATGCCCAAACCGGCAAACCTTATTATACCGCTCAGCGGCTGGAAGGGCTCAATATGGTCTATGCCTCGCCGGTCGGAGCGGCCGGACGCGTGTATGCGGTCGGGCGCAACGGAACGGTCTGTGTACTGAAAAATTCAGAAACCCTGGAGGTGCTGGCCGTCAACAAGCTCGAAGACGGCTTTGACTGTTCGCCGGTGATTGTGGGGCCGACTCTGTATCTGAAGGGCAAACAAAATCTCTACTGCATTTCGGAGGAGAAATAGCCTGCCTTGTCTCCCGGAAGGGAGGGGTCTTTTTTCGGCCGACAGAAAGGAAGCGATAGAATAGGATTGCAGGAGGAACGGATGCCTTCGAAATCGATTCTTTCCGGCGGGGTATTTACCGGGATTTTGCTCGGCTCGGCGGTGATAGGGGGACTGCTGGGCTGGTTCGGCGGGCCGCGAGCGGAGGTACTTAAGCCGCTGGGGGATATTTTCCTGAATCTGCTGTACTGTGCGGCGGTGCCGCTGGTGTTTTTTTCGCTCAGTTCGGCGGCGGCGGGCGCCGGCGAAACAAAACGGCTGGGTCGAATGGCCGCTCTGATGCTGCTGGTGTTTGCCGGAACGGGGGTGATTGCATCCTGCCTGATGATTGGGGCGGTCAAACTGTTCAACCCGGTCGGAGGACTGACTCTGTCGGCGGCGGCGCCGAATGTGAGCAATCCCGTTCAGCTGGGGCAGACCCTGGCCGAGACGCTGACGGTCCCCAATTTTTCAAACCTGTTTGAGCGGGAGCATATGGCGGCCCTGATTGTGTTTGCAATTCTGACGGGGCTGGCGGCGCAGGCGGCAGGCAGCAAGGGTCGGGCCTTTCGAGGGTTTCTCAATTCCGGTGCAGCCGTAATGAGTCGGCTGATTCGTCTGGTTATGGGGTATGCGCCAATCGGGCTGGCGGCGTATTTTGCCTATCTGGTTGGGGTCTTCGGGCCGCAGCTGGCGGGCACATACGGACGGGCGGTGCTGGTTTATTATCCGCTGGCGTTTTTGTATTTTGCGGTCGGCTTTTCGGTGTATGTTTATTGGGCGGGCGGAAGAGAAGGGCTGGGACGGTTCTGGAAGCACATCTGGCCCGCCTCGCTGACGGCGCTGGGCACCGGCAGCAGTCTGGCAGCCCTGCCGGCCAATCTGGAGGCGGCCGGACGCATCGGCATCCCGGAAGACATCCGCCGTTTTGTGCTGCCGCTGGGAGCGACGATTCATATGGACGGCACGTGTCTGGCGGCGATTCTGAAGATTGCGATTTTGTTCGCCCTGTTCGGGCGGGAGTTTTCCGGAGCCAATGTACTGGCCGGCGCGGTTGGGGCGGCCCTGCTGGCGGGGATGGTGATGAGCGGCATTCCGGGCGGGGGCTTTCTGGGGGAGATGATTATCGTTTCGCTGTATGGGTTCGGGCCGGAGGCCCTGCCGGTGATTGCCCTGCTGGGCACGCTGGTGGACCCTCCGGCGACGATGGTCAATTCAAGCGGGGATACGGCGGCGGCGATGCTGATTGCCCGGCTGATGGAAGGCCGGGACTGGCTGTCCGGAAAAGTACGCAGGCCGGAATCGTCCGAAACGGATGAGCAGAATCCTTCGGAAGGCAATTTCAAAGAAAAGACGAACGAAACGGATGCCCTTTAGCCCAATCACGCCGGGCGGGTGAGCATAAAGGTCCCGAGGGGTTTTTGGAGAAACGCCGCTACGACGGGGCATTTGACCTGAAAGAGAAAGAACAAATTGGCGGGCGTTTCGTTGAGTGTCTCAAAATTGCCCTGTCCTTTGGCGATAATCAAATCGGCCTGCTCAAACAGGCGGCGAAAGTCAGGACTGCAATCCTCCAGGACGGTGCCGGGTGCATTCGAACCGCTGTCGATGACACACACCATCTCGGTCAGACCCGCCTGGACGGCCTCTTCTTTTGTTGCGTCATTGAGAATCGGCGAGCCCTTGACGACAAAGGTAATCTTCTCGAGCGGCATCTGTTCGAGCAAAAGCCGGTCGAACACAATCTCTCCGGCATTGTCGCCCAGATAGAGGATGGAACGGGCGGAGGCAATGGACCGGCGAAACTGCTCGAGCACCGGCTCATCCAGCGGCTGATGAAGGGCCCGGTCGATGGTTTCCTCGACGGTCTGCATCTGGAGGGTGCCGTTGACGCCGTAGTCAATGATATTGCCTGCAATCGCCAGCAGAACGGCGGCCCGGAACGGGTCTTCGGAGGTTCGCACCCGCTCCCGGAGGCCGGGCAGCCATTGAAGGGCCAGCTGATTGCAGCGGAGTTTGACTTCTTTATATGGGTCGGGATTGCCGCTGAGTTGACGAACCCAATGATGAATCTGTCGGCTGATAACCGGCGGAGGGGTATTCAGGTCAGTGCCGGACAAAAGAGAATGAACCTGACGGAGTATCTCCTGATGGACGGCCGGGTCGCCGGAGGCCATCCGAGCCGCCTCGAGGGCCTGCCGAAGAAAACAAGGGATGCATTCGGGCGCTGCTTTCATTTCACACTCCGCTGTCTTTCAGGAAAGCGGAGGATTATGCCCGAAGCCGTCCGGAAAGTCAAAAAAATCCTTCTTTGAGTGGAAAGGCAATCAGCTGCTAAAGGGTTTTTTGAGGATGAGGAAAAGGACAATCAGCCCTGCCAGAACACCCCCAGCGACATACCAATAAGAGCGGGGCCATTCCTGCCAGTTTAGGGTAAACCCTTTGGAGTGAGATTGAGCGGCCTGCTGCGCCAGCATCTGCTGACGCAGTTCCTCCTGCCGGCGTTGTTCTTCCTGTCGGCGGAGCTCCTCCTGAAGGCGTTTTTCCTCCTCGAGCCGCTTTTGTTCGGCCAGCTGCTGTTGGCGAATCTGTTCCAGCCGCTTTTGCTGGAACTCAAACTGCTCAGCGCTGTAAGCAGGCAACTGATTCCAATCCGGCTGGCGCCAGGTTTTCAGGAGCAGCTGTTCCTGTCCGCTGAGGGCTGTTTTTTTGAAATTGAGAAAACCGAACCGCGGCCGCTGGATTTGCCCGCTGGGAAGCTTCTGGGGGGTCTGGTGATAGTACCATACACAGGCCGTTTCGCTGCTTTCTTTTTCGAGGGGCTCGCCGAGCAGTTCCGTCACCTTGTCGGCGGTCATTCCGACCTGAAGCATCTGCCAGAAATGCCAGACCTGTCGGCGCTGGATGAGCGGCTCATCCGGAAGCAATTCCGTCTTAAATGTCGGGGCCGTCGGAGCGGGCTGATTGGGCTCCGAAGCACAGAGAACACCCGCCTGGCAAAACAACACAAGCCCCCCCAGGACAAAGGCCCCCTTCCCTTTCACAGAGACCTCTCCTTTCTCCCCCCTTCTGCTTACTGATTCTGTCTGGTCCAGTCTTCCTGCCTTACACCGTGATAAGTGGTCAGCACGTATTCAATCACCCGAGCCGACTGGGGCGGCATTGAAAGTGTGTATTTGACTGTATCCAAATCGACTTTTTCAAAGACTTTTTCACTGTCTCCCCGGTTCTCCAGCGTCCAGTAGGGAGTGGGGAAGTTCCGCTTGATTTCCAGCCGAATGGGCATCGGCCGGCTGTTTTTGATCTCAATGACAACGGTGCGGATTTCATCCCAGCCGCTGATGTTGCCCCTGTCATCAAAGCGGTAATTGTCGGTCTTGTAATCCATCAACTTGGGTTTGACCAAAACATCTTCCGCAGGCCCCAGGTTCAGTTCCGCCTCCTGGCCGACCGGGATATATTTTATTTCACAGCCGCCTTCATACGTCAGATGCCCCTCTTTGCTGACGGTTCGATAGACCTTCATCGACCCGCCCGGGATAGGGGTTTGGCCCAAATGATGCTCGGCATCGTTGAAAAAGTACAGATACCGAATGACGGACGGGCCGTACATCTCCTCTTCAAACTTGTACAGATTGACGACCGGCACGGCCTCGGCCTGGAAACTGGGCAGCCGTTTGGACCAGCCGTTCGGGATGGACTCGGTGCCCTCGATGGTGTAAAGGAAATACTCGCTGAGTCCTTCCTTTCGGATTTCTTTGGGTTTGGCGGTCATGGCAATCTCGTCCATCGCCTTAACAGCGCCAAAGGCCAGCCGTGCCCGTTCCATCTGCACCTGCGGCATCATTCCGGGCACTCCCTCCCCCGGTCTTCCGTAGGGCCAGGTCCGGCGGGCCAGTTCGGCGATTTCATCGAGCAGATGAACCTGTCCGACAATCAGCCGCACCTGGGCGTTTTCGTAATCTTCGCCGGACTGATTGAATACGCGAACATACCCTTCCAGCCGCATCGTCTTTTCGTTCTCGGACAGGATACCCGCATAAAAGGCCCGCCAGCGGAAACCGCTTGTCAGATAGGTAATCTCAAAAGGAATGCGTCCTGCCTGTCGGCTCTCGAGCGTCCAGATGCCGACGTTGACGGTGTTCGGCGGATACGACAGGTCGGTAATATCCACCTGGTCGGCGGCTTTTTGGGGCACGAGCATCAGCGACGTCGGGTCAATCAGCGTGCCCGCCCAGGAAAACTGGAGCTGGTTGGTGCCCTGCCGAAGGGTCAGCGGACGGCTGTCGCGAACGAGCGTCAGGTCGGCGGATTCATAAATCGTAATCTGGACCGACTCGGAGGCGGGCAGCGTGACCAAATCCACTTTAGCAAAGGACACGGCGGCAAGGCCCGTCATCCAAAGAAGTACGGCATATCGTTTCATTCTAAACTCCTTGAACAGAGGTCATTCGGATTTCAAGATTTGGATTTTGAATTTCTCATCAGGGTCTTACATTTTTTCGCTGGTAGTGCATTTCCAGCTGGACAACGGCGGGTTTGTCTCCGCTGCGGGCAGGCAGGGTGATTTCAAACTCGAGGGTTTCGGCGTCTTTTCGGGTATAGGGAAGACTGCACGATTTCATCTCCCACTGGCCCGGGATTCGCTCGATGAGGGTCAGTACGGCGGGCGAATCCTTGAAGTTTTCGATTTTGGCCGTGAGGACTTCCTCCGTATCATAGAGGACAATCTGTTCCCTGCGGTTGCGGCGGATGTTGATTTGCTCTTCCTTTATTTTGCGCTGGGTAACAACGATGTCGCGGCTGTCGCCGATGTACAGTTCGGCCTTCTCGCCGACCGGCAGAAAGGACAGGTTGTCCTCACCCAGAAAGATGGTGCTGTCGTGTCCATCGTCCTGAAAGAGCCGCACCTTGCCGGGCCAAAGGGCGGCCCGACCTAGACCGGCGGCCTTTTCATTCACCAGCCGATAGCGGACGGGGATGCCGATGTTCTGCCGCTCCAGCTGTTCGGGGTCCCAGGGCTGCAGGGCCGAATCCCACGTCCAGACTTTGGTAACAGGCAGGGCCCGGTTCTGCGTCCAGAGCAACCGGCGGGTTTGGCCGTCGGCAAGGTCGCGTTCAAAGACGCTGTCGGCATCCAGCCGGATGCGGGCGTTGTCAAACGGTTCGCCGGAGAAGTTGCGGACAATCAGATAAGCGGTCAGGTCCAGTTTGGTTTCGTCCTTATCCGCCACGGCCTTGTAAGCCGTCAGGCGGTCAATCTGATCGAGCAGATAACTGATGCGGACTCGTTCAGCCCAGTCGCCGTCGGAGGCGATTTCCCATACGAGGGCTGCTTCATCCGGAGGGAAACTCACATTGAGAATCCGCACGCCGTTTGGATGGTCCAGCGGCGTCAGCCGGATGGAATCGGGGTCGATGGAGACGGCCTGCCAGGCAAAATCAACCTGATTGAGTCCCTTTCGCAGCGTCAGGATGCGTTCTTCTTCGATGAGGGTAAAGTCCGCATTATCCATTCGGATATCCACGCTTTCCCGCTGGGGCAGCGCCGCCAGTTTCGTTCGGGCCTGGGCTCCGACGGTGCCGAAGAGCAGTCCTGCGGCCGCTGCAAACCAAATCGCCTGTTTCATAGTCAGACTCCTGAATCGGGTTTATTTTTCTTTGGTTGGGTCCGCCACCCTGCCGACAAACAGCACGGTGCCGGTCGGTTTATCCTGAATGAGAAAGACAAAGGGCTTGTCGGCTCGAAAAACCGGCGGAGGGGCCTGTATCGAAACGAGTTTCATCACAGCTCCGGTGGCGGCGGCGGCTTCGGTGCCTTCTTCGTCCACCTTGACAAACGCCTTGTGAAGGACGTTGCTCAGGTACAAATCCTTTCCGCCGGTGATGCCGGAAAAGTCCGCCGTCATCGAAAAGCCGTCTATTAAGCCCAGCGCAATCAGAGCCGGTTTCAGTTCACTCTGCCAGGTGAACGTAAAACGAGGCAGATAGACTTCCACTTCCCGACGGTGCAGCCGGCTGAGCCAGTCGGCCAGTGTTTCTGCGCTGAGTGCCTGCTCCAGCCGAAACAGGTCAGGGTCTTTGGGCAGGAGGATAATCATCCGCAGGTTGCCGCCCGTGTAGCACAGCTCGAGGATTTGGCAGAGGTCGTTTTCGGTATAGCCGAAGTCGTCTTTGCGGGTCATCATCGGCACCTGAACCCGTCGGGTTTCCACCTGCGGTCCGTCTTCCTGAACTGTATAAGTTGACACCGTAAACCAGTCCGTCCGGGTAAGCTGCGGGTCAAAAGGCAGGGCCCATTTGCCTTTGAAATAGACGGCGTTGGTGACGACCAGCCGGGTGAGGGTATCGAGCGTGCCTTCGGGAATCAGATTTTTGATGCGTTCCCGGGTTTGTTTTTCGACCCATTGATTGATGACTCGCGCGGCACTGGAGGGATTTTTGGCAAAATCGACCCGCTCCAGATTGGCCGAATAGCATTGCTGAACCTGCGTCAGAAACGGCTCGGCAAAGGCCGTCCTGCGGTCCATCCAGAGTGCATTGGCAATTGTCAGTTCATACTCGCCTTTTTCCGCCTGCTTTGTAAGGTGCTTTTCAAGGCGGCCCATCGCTTCGTGAAACGATTCCTGCGGGAGCCAAAAATGCAGGGCATCACAAAACTGCCTTTCGGTATCGCCGTGCGCGCCGGCAAAGACAACGGCCATCGCGGAAGAGATACTGTAAGGTGAATAAAAGATATTCTCGACTGGTTTTCGCGGGATAGGAAGTCCGGCCAAAGTCCGATACAAATCCACCGCGAAGGTTGTTTGGGCTTTTACGGCCTGCTCCATAGGGTTGTTTTCTTCCGCCGAAACAGGTTGAACGGTCGGACCTGCCGAAAAGACAGCCAGAACGGACAAAATACCCGCCCGAACCCAAAACCTGCGAATCTCCATATTCATTTCCTCGCCTGAAATCTCCACGTTTCCCTTCTCCCTTTTATTAGACACCAAGGCGGGCAAAGAGTTGACAGAAAAATCTGATTTTTATTTTTGACCGTGGTTCGGCTGTTTAGGGGTGTTTTTGAGGAAAAATCGGCGGGGTTTATTGAGGCCGATTCAGACGGGTCCGGACGAATTCGAAAATGTGACGGACGGCGCGGCGGACATCGGGGGTATCGGGCAGAAAGGCGGCCAGTTTGTCCAGATACTGCTTGTCCAGAATCCGGGCCAGTGCGGGGCTGAAATTGATGTCATATACCCAGCCCAGCAGGACCATCTGGGCATCGTGGAGCGTGCGAATCTGCCGATAATCCACCAGCTGCCCGCTGAAAACGGCCTGGAGCACATCCGGGCTGACAAACGGTTCGTCGGCAAACTCCACCTCCAGGTCGAAATGCTGCGGGTCACGGTAATAGCGGGTGAAATTGTCAATCAAAAGTCCGAGCACATCGAGTTTGTCGGCATCGCGCACCAGTCTGCAGAAAAAGGCCGAGCGTTCGTCCAGTTCCGCCGGTACAGTCTTGGCGCCGTGCCAGCGGACGGCATCCAGCAGAACCTTCTTTTCCGGCTCGTCGAGGCCTTCCAGTGTGCCGTTTTCGCAGAGCACCT carries:
- a CDS encoding DUF2185 domain-containing protein produces the protein MEKKYKLAASEIQSLVPDLGFGFVSDKIAVDGHRVQCMVREEPEEESDSGWRFLGGGETEEYLDEPEHISLLDINTIANYDPEIIPFLMYPPGTQIERNAAGRLEVTSPDTEEPEIILLPPVVAGTVLVPQCWRFDISGRMFRRIDGGSLVLWRPGLTIWIDVYTANNQSIEERVNGILSIKSEKAADLQRRDEEDMVKLRYSLTETVADKELHGVYLFGFTPEEELHLAVYYTSEADRREIEKIWETLGVVKV
- a CDS encoding PQQ-binding-like beta-propeller repeat protein — its product is MKNRQTVNVFRCCLYTLLGSCVSAAVPQWPTWRGPGMSGVSPDGRPPLRWSETENIRWKVKLTGDGSNSTPVVWGDKLFFQMAVPTDQTEGSEAEAGQQTERRGPGGRRPRNVYRFSVVCLDRHTGKTLWETVVRQARPHEGHHSDHGFASYSPITDGVHLWANFGSQGLYCLDLDGQLKWKQDFGPFTIRAGFGEGGSPALAGDAVIVLHDHEGDSFIAAVHKETGKILWKKKRDEKTSWTSPLVVEAAGKMQVIVTGHNRTRSYDAKTGDIIWECGGGQTQNVVPTPVTGFGMVFCTSGFRGAKLQAIRLDRTGDLTGTDAVVWEVNQHTPYVPSPLLYEGKLYVFSSNNPVLSCYDAQTGKPYYTAQRLEGLNMVYASPVGAAGRVYAVGRNGTVCVLKNSETLEVLAVNKLEDGFDCSPVIVGPTLYLKGKQNLYCISEEK
- a CDS encoding dicarboxylate/amino acid:cation symporter gives rise to the protein MPSKSILSGGVFTGILLGSAVIGGLLGWFGGPRAEVLKPLGDIFLNLLYCAAVPLVFFSLSSAAAGAGETKRLGRMAALMLLVFAGTGVIASCLMIGAVKLFNPVGGLTLSAAAPNVSNPVQLGQTLAETLTVPNFSNLFEREHMAALIVFAILTGLAAQAAGSKGRAFRGFLNSGAAVMSRLIRLVMGYAPIGLAAYFAYLVGVFGPQLAGTYGRAVLVYYPLAFLYFAVGFSVYVYWAGGREGLGRFWKHIWPASLTALGTGSSLAALPANLEAAGRIGIPEDIRRFVLPLGATIHMDGTCLAAILKIAILFALFGREFSGANVLAGAVGAALLAGMVMSGIPGGGFLGEMIIVSLYGFGPEALPVIALLGTLVDPPATMVNSSGDTAAAMLIARLMEGRDWLSGKVRRPESSETDEQNPSEGNFKEKTNETDAL
- a CDS encoding ARMT1-like domain-containing protein, with amino-acid sequence MKAAPECIPCFLRQALEAARMASGDPAVHQEILRQVHSLLSGTDLNTPPPVISRQIHHWVRQLSGNPDPYKEVKLRCNQLALQWLPGLRERVRTSEDPFRAAVLLAIAGNIIDYGVNGTLQMQTVEETIDRALHQPLDEPVLEQFRRSIASARSILYLGDNAGEIVFDRLLLEQMPLEKITFVVKGSPILNDATKEEAVQAGLTEMVCVIDSGSNAPGTVLEDCSPDFRRLFEQADLIIAKGQGNFETLNETPANLFFLFQVKCPVVAAFLQKPLGTFMLTRPA
- the bamE gene encoding outer membrane protein assembly factor BamE, yielding MKGKGAFVLGGLVLFCQAGVLCASEPNQPAPTAPTFKTELLPDEPLIQRRQVWHFWQMLQVGMTADKVTELLGEPLEKESSETACVWYYHQTPQKLPSGQIQRPRFGFLNFKKTALSGQEQLLLKTWRQPDWNQLPAYSAEQFEFQQKRLEQIRQQQLAEQKRLEEEKRLQEELRRQEEQRRQEELRQQMLAQQAAQSHSKGFTLNWQEWPRSYWYVAGGVLAGLIVLFLILKKPFSS
- a CDS encoding DUF4139 domain-containing protein, giving the protein MKRYAVLLWMTGLAAVSFAKVDLVTLPASESVQITIYESADLTLVRDSRPLTLRQGTNQLQFSWAGTLIDPTSLMLVPQKAADQVDITDLSYPPNTVNVGIWTLESRQAGRIPFEITYLTSGFRWRAFYAGILSENEKTMRLEGYVRVFNQSGEDYENAQVRLIVGQVHLLDEIAELARRTWPYGRPGEGVPGMMPQVQMERARLAFGAVKAMDEIAMTAKPKEIRKEGLSEYFLYTIEGTESIPNGWSKRLPSFQAEAVPVVNLYKFEEEMYGPSVIRYLYFFNDAEHHLGQTPIPGGSMKVYRTVSKEGHLTYEGGCEIKYIPVGQEAELNLGPAEDVLVKPKLMDYKTDNYRFDDRGNISGWDEIRTVVIEIKNSRPMPIRLEIKRNFPTPYWTLENRGDSEKVFEKVDLDTVKYTLSMPPQSARVIEYVLTTYHGVRQEDWTRQNQ
- a CDS encoding serpin family protein; the encoded protein is MEIRRFWVRAGILSVLAVFSAGPTVQPVSAEENNPMEQAVKAQTTFAVDLYRTLAGLPIPRKPVENIFYSPYSISSAMAVVFAGAHGDTERQFCDALHFWLPQESFHEAMGRLEKHLTKQAEKGEYELTIANALWMDRRTAFAEPFLTQVQQCYSANLERVDFAKNPSSAARVINQWVEKQTRERIKNLIPEGTLDTLTRLVVTNAVYFKGKWALPFDPQLTRTDWFTVSTYTVQEDGPQVETRRVQVPMMTRKDDFGYTENDLCQILELCYTGGNLRMIILLPKDPDLFRLEQALSAETLADWLSRLHRREVEVYLPRFTFTWQSELKPALIALGLIDGFSMTADFSGITGGKDLYLSNVLHKAFVKVDEEGTEAAAATGAVMKLVSIQAPPPVFRADKPFVFLIQDKPTGTVLFVGRVADPTKEK
- a CDS encoding HD domain-containing protein, producing the protein MDSGQLNRLKKWFAEYVGGFYTGGQDAYLDKHIRLKEEHTARVCQEMRYILHGLKVGEGDSRLAEAAALLHDVGRFEQFRRYRTYADPKSCDHGLLGCQVLCENGTLEGLDEPEKKVLLDAVRWHGAKTVPAELDERSAFFCRLVRDADKLDVLGLLIDNFTRYYRDPQHFDLEVEFADEPFVSPDVLQAVFSGQLVDYRQIRTLHDAQMVLLGWVYDINFSPALARILDKQYLDKLAAFLPDTPDVRRAVRHIFEFVRTRLNRPQ